A DNA window from Mucilaginibacter xinganensis contains the following coding sequences:
- the argB gene encoding acetylglutamate kinase, which yields MGRIDKVSSQDQPVDTNKSLYIVKIGGNVIDNSENLHNFLKDFTALDGFKILVHGGGKVATQLSETLGIEPKLVDGRRITDIETLRVVTMVYGGLINKNIVAQLQRFGTNAIGLTGADGDFIRAKKRPVKTIDYGFVGDLDEDSINPQNLKNLIGAGFTPVFCALTHDGEGQLLNTNADTIASALAVTLSDLYKTTLIYCFEKKGVLKDINDEESLIQDIDPQRYEELKAQQIIHSGMLPKLDNAFTAIACGVTSVIIGNSNDLGKLKDNKPFGTLLSNNK from the coding sequence ATGGGCAGAATTGATAAAGTTTCAAGTCAGGATCAACCAGTTGATACTAATAAGAGTCTTTATATTGTAAAAATTGGTGGAAACGTTATCGATAATTCAGAAAACCTCCATAATTTTTTAAAGGATTTCACCGCACTTGATGGCTTTAAAATATTAGTACACGGCGGGGGAAAAGTGGCCACCCAGCTTTCCGAAACTTTAGGGATTGAGCCTAAGCTGGTTGACGGACGGAGAATAACAGATATTGAAACGTTGAGAGTGGTAACTATGGTGTATGGCGGGCTTATCAACAAAAACATTGTAGCCCAGTTACAACGGTTTGGAACCAATGCAATTGGCCTTACCGGCGCCGATGGAGATTTTATCCGTGCGAAGAAACGCCCTGTTAAAACAATTGACTACGGTTTTGTGGGCGATCTTGACGAGGATTCCATCAATCCGCAAAATTTAAAAAACTTGATCGGTGCAGGATTTACCCCTGTTTTTTGTGCATTAACGCATGATGGTGAGGGCCAGCTCTTAAATACAAATGCCGATACCATTGCATCGGCCTTAGCCGTTACACTGTCAGACTTATACAAAACAACCCTTATTTATTGTTTCGAAAAAAAGGGTGTGTTAAAAGATATTAATGATGAGGAATCGCTGATACAGGATATTGACCCTCAGCGATATGAAGAACTTAAAGCACAGCAAATAATTCATAGCGGGATGCTGCCTAAACTGGATAACGCCTTTACTGCGATAGCCTGCGGGGTTACGTCGGTAATTATAGGCAACTCAAATGACTTGGGGAAATTGAAGGATAATAAACCATTTGGAACACTTTTAAGCAACAACAAATGA